The Sesamum indicum cultivar Zhongzhi No. 13 linkage group LG6, S_indicum_v1.0, whole genome shotgun sequence genomic interval aaatgatgaagatgatgattcATTGCATCCTTTGTCTCGTTGGTCTATTCAACAGTTATCAAAAGGAAAAGGTAAACATGcttcatcaaagaaaaagactaAACAAGTCACGTTCAAGGACAAAAGTGCACAAATTTCATCATTAGGAAAGGACAAACATGTTTTACCCTCCTCAAGCAATCAGGATGATAGTGATAACAAAATTGCCGAAGATAATGACAACGACAACAATGATAGAGATGAAAATGGGCACAAAGACACCCAACAAAGTCATGCCATAACATGGGCTGaaagattattattatgcaaCTCGAGACACAGGCCATGGAGACCGCCCCGAAATTGAGAATCGACGTCGAGCCTATCCAATTTGACGGATTATCCAAGTCCATGTAATGATTctcaatcacaaaaatattgtagAAGGCAGCCTGATATCCAATATTCTATgcagaatttgaaaattaatgaacACAAACCACACCAAATGCATGGTCATCAATAAGTACAAATAGTGGCAGATCTAATGCTAGAAGAATAATTGTGGAAGCATTACAGATAGCAGCGATGAGAGTCATAGACATTGAGGTATGGAATCCTCTTATAGTAGTGGTATTGGTAAATACTATCAAAGTTTCGGCTATCATAACCAAAACATAGAGCATGTAATGCCACTTCAGCTACTTTTTGAGGTTCCTTAGAATATAACATATCAAGAGTGTATTTCCACAGTCCCTTATAGATTACCATCTCAACCAGTGATGTACTTTCCTTATGGAATACCTTCTTACCCGGCTGGTGTTATCAATGTTAGTTCTTACACCAAGCCCTTTATTCAGAACTACTCGCCTACTTCATATGATTACTGTAAGAGGagtcatgatgatgatggtggtgaTCATTTTGAGCCCCATTGGCATtccaatttcttttgattCTGCATGTAATCTTAagcatttttgtaattaattttatcgattttaatattataaaacttttaatttgtaatattatatagtaatttgtgatattttgttgtttttagagaactttttaaatattgtataaCACATTTACTTTGTATAGCCCGATAATATTCTAATACACCATGATCAATGTAGAATAATATCCATCAATATTATCACTAATACCACGACTTTGAATCATGGTTTGGACATTTGAGTTCATAACTTTTGAGAATTTGTTCTTAATAACAAAAGATACaatctattctttttttgtccttttcttgCTCTCTCTATATATTGTATagctatataattataaattctcacccatcaattattatattatatctataGGGTAAAATATACTTCGTTCTTTTGAACTATTTGTCATGTAACAATTATCctttaaactaataaatgtaatacttacccccacaattaaatttttagataatatcgctcttttattatatatatatatatttcattcaaagaatttctttttttagtaattttgcattttaagtttaatttaaattttctttattaaaaaatatcttttatttataataaattaatatataattagtgaattaaataatttaaattttaattttttttacagactCAAAGTGaactaataaatgagtataataaatagacaaaaaaaattcacgaaaagattttattaattgataataaaattaagttattaactatttaatctcttaaataaaaatgaacaattaaatatcaatttctttaacatattttctttaaaaaatatgataaaaaatcatttattctttttttttctaaaaatatttagcttttgattaagcatatatatattttgtcaatttgtTCTAAGAAGCatatatgagttgttggttatattatatttattgtgtatatatattaatttatactccacttttaatgtaaatcttcacttattaaaaaaataatttggtgatgatttaatgtgcaaaatactaaaatatattgaaaataatataattgttcaagacatgaggatatttttgtccaacCAAAAGGgtaagtgttatatttattagtttaggcgataaaaatattatataacaaatctattttacccttatctATAAGCAAAGATAGAAGATGTAAAGccacaaaaattcatttttttttttcgtgtGTCATTTGTGACATAACGCAACGTCATATGGACAATACCACTCCCTTTGCTTTCAAGCATCAACAAAtagttttcttaaaattatgagatgtATGAGTTTTTACAAACtgcatatttataataaaattaaaattcgcttctcatttatatatatttccccTTGATTATGTGTTTTATCAAGTGGTTTATGAAAACCCTACTTCTTGttattctataaatatatattttagatatatatatatgaaaaaatacaagcaacttttgtgtgatatcacaaataaacaaattacctccttatgaaaaaataaatagcgatttacctccctgtatatcttaaaatacaataatttaactccatatgatttttaaaatgaagcaatttactccctgtataaggaggtaaattgttttatttaaaaagtataggaaggtaaattgctatatcttttttttatagagggtaatgtgctcatttttcaatatcacgggaggtaaattattattcagcctatatatatacacacacatatgtcCTAACCCTTGTTGGATTGGGCCTGCATGAGAGTAGGGCTACTCTCCAGAATCTTCCATGGTTCGACCCTTTTAAGAAAAGTACAGTTGGTCCACTCTTCCAATGGCCCACCACTCAAATGGGCCGTCCAACAGATTATGCAAGGTCACGTGCTGCAACTCTGTATCTCCATGTAGACACGCACACGCTCCCTATCCTGCACTCCCCCGCCCCGTTTATCACCGCCCACCCTCCAAGTCCAAGCAACCAAAGCCAAACTCATTTCATATCTGGTTTCTGCCCACTTGTCGCAGTCTCTCTTCCACAAACCTCTactttttattactaaatgCGCTCCTCCTTCCTCCCCACTGGCTGGTGaattagggttagggttttgTAGCTGCTCCATTTAACTGCCGCATGAATGCTTGTGTCAGAGTAGCTGTATTTATTGCAGGGGTATTCTGTGTTGGTAGTTTTAGGGAATTAGGGCTTGGTAATGTGTTCTTGGTTTGATCTTTCAATGCCTGGGGATTTTTGGTCTGTGTAGTAGCTGTATGGCTCCGAGCAGAAGAAAAGGTGCTAATAAAGCTAAGGCAGCGGCCGGTCGGCCGAAGTGGAAGGTCGGCGATCTCGTGCTTGCCAAAGTCAAAGGGTTTCCTGCTTGGCCTGCTACTGTATGCCTATTactatttcctttttttgttttcccaaAGTACATGTGTACTATCTTTCCACTAATGTTACTTAGGGTTTTGGTGTTGCATGCTgcttttattgctttttaGTTTACtgattttgtatgtttttcaTTATCTTTTGGTGACTGTGGATCTGGAgctaaattgtaattttggcttggattttatatttttgggcCATCTGAAGTTTCTAGCCATGTGACCATGCTGATTAGGGTTGCGGTTAGATGAAATAACATTTGTTCGCTGAACAGACATAGTATGAGAAACAAATTAGCGGGTTTCTTCATGGGACTCTATACAAATTAGTCTGGGGATATTTAATTTGCATACAATTAGCTGCATACAAGCAGATGGAGTAACATAAAACAACAGCTAGCTGCTTaactttatgaaataaatggtTAAATACTACTGCTGAGTTCTTGATAATCTATCTTGCTAGATGCTAGTTGCATATAGAtgtctatatgtatatagtcTACCATGGATCTTGTGGAGATTATCATGTTGGTATTGAGCTTATGCTTCATTTACATTGTCCTGGATAAAAGATTATTGGGTGATATTTTTTGGGATATACTGTATATTGAGACAAGTGGAAAAGGTATTGCTTATAAGTAGAATATTGGTCCTTCGGTTGCTCATACTCTTATAGCCAGGACTTCTTGCCTTTCCTTGatgtttctttcttgattctcATGCCTCTTCTAGAGAATGTTTCCAGTTTGCACCCATCTAGATTGTTTGTATCACATAGAACATGGTAAATGAGGTGCATTTGATATCTTTTCTTTAGTTGTGTTCTTATGTTTCTTGTATCGTTTGCTATATGCAATACAAGTAACTATATGTGTTGAGTGTTCAACAAATTGGATCATAAACtttgatataataatacatcaaCCAAAACTACTTCTTGTGACTAATAACTTTTGTGTATTTGGAATGTACATCTAATGTTGGATGATGCTAATTTATAGGGcgttaaattaattgaaaatacttttttcacGATAAATACTCTTTTTGTTCTGTGGGATGCAATGTTTATTCCTTTTTGCTTTGCTTATATAGAAGAGTAGTGACGAGCACAATATCAGAGTATGGATTAAAGGGATAGGAAATTGATCAATTGAGTAATCACTTTGCATACATAATGGTCTTAACCTTTGAGAATGAGGTGCTGCTAGGAAGAATCTTATTGTAAGTTCTGTTTGGTTAGTGCACTGGTAGACTAGCATTGACATTTATCTTCTCACTACTGAGGCTCACACGAATGACTTCACCTTGGAACTGAACATACCTCTCtctatatgtattaattaggTGGAAAGGAGGAAGGTGTGATTGGATGGGACAAGAAAAGGATGTTTTCAGGATTATGTATTAAGTCTTGTGAAGGCGCAAAATACTGATTTGGAGGCCACAAGAATCACTTGGTTCAGTTCAGCAAAGTTGTTTTGTGGTCTACTCTTGTCTTTAAGTTCAGGGAAGAAGTCAAATTTCTAAGATAGGAACTAACCCAGTTGTTTGGGTTCAAAAGGTGTGTGAGCTATTATcccaaagaaggaaaatacTCGTAAGATGTGAATTATACATCATGGTTAAGAGCCTGGAGCAATTTTGAGGAGAGGTTATGATGCCTCTATCACACCATAGTTGTCTTCACATGATGCTGAAaagtaaaattgttattttttagttgttgACGACATACGtacatacttttttatattaaaaaataaactttattaaGAAAGGATGGGATATTATAATGGAGAGAACAAGAAGTCGTCAAAGGAACATGAACTAGTTTCATTCTTGGTTTGCAGGCATTGATAACATTAGGGGACAGAGAGAGtcattttttgtggttgttGATGTGATTGGGTTATGTGGTGGATATAGTGTTATTATGCATTTTCTGAAACACAGTTTACTAGAAAGTGGCCTTTCCATGAGAGACCTGCAGTATCTATAATCTCATAAAAATATGCACTTCATTCATTTGCATCCTTTTGCTGAAAAAACTGTTTTCTTGTTGGTTCCATGCATTGTGGCCTTAACTCTCATGGCTGTTGTGTTGACTTCCTATAGTGAATCTTGTCCACTGTTATGTCTGGTGGCTATATTAACTACTATCTCTCACTTTCCCATGACAGGTCAGCGAGCCACAGAAGTGGGGTTACCCTGCTGATTTGAAGAAAGTGCTAGTCTATTTCTTTGGCACTCAACAAATGTAAGTTCTTTAGTTCCTATACACTTGTTCCTTAGATGCTATTGGCAGCCAAATAGGATTTCAGATTCTGATCTTGTATTCGATGCGTCAAAAGATTGTGATGTTATGTTACCTCTATTCCTCTACAAGGAATTTCCTAGATACTTGGTTAGGGAGATTAGTTTTCTCCTTTTATGGTTATTTGCTGCATTGTTGTGATCTGAAATATTGTGTTGGCATTCCTATTCTCTCAGCTGTCCCATGCTTAGATTATCTAAAGCTACTTTGTCGAGGATTttaattggaagaaaaaaatggaagaGTTGAAATGACCTAAAACTATCATATTTTATGTGTTAAGTTTACaaatgtgtaaatatataattgatttgaaggATTATTGTATTCCTATAAAGATCTTTTCTCTTGTACAGTGCCTTCTGTAATCCTGCTGATGTTGAAGAGTTCACAGAAGAGAAGAAAGTCTCTCTGCTAGGAAAACGCCATGGAAAAGGCTCTGATTTTGTTCGTGCATTAAATGAGATCATTGATTGCTTTGAGAAACAGAAGAAACAGGACCAAATTAGTGATGATATCACGGAGGAAACTAATGTCACCAATGAAAACAATTCAGATGAATCCTTGACTAAATCTGTGACTGATGAAGCTCCTGTAATTACAGCTAAAGAACTTTCGGGTGGAGCAGCTAATAATCTAAACTCTCTAACTGAAGCTGCTGTAGCTGCAGCAGCGAAAGATGCTTTGCACGATGAGGAGATGCAGTTGGAGGAAGCAAATTCTAATTCAGTTTTTGCAGATGCACGTGTGTATTCAACCAGAAGCAAAACTGATGCTGCCCAATCAAGGAACATTGTGGGACAGAGGAGGATATCTGGTCGGAAGTTAAGAAGTTCTTCAAGGATAAATGCTAGTAGGCTGCAGAGATTAATGTTGCCTACCACCAATAACACTAGGAGCTCTAGGCGGTTGGGTGATAATACTTTACAGGATAGATCAGTTAGAAGAAGTAAAAGGATTATGAAGTCATCTGATGATTCCGAGGGGCCTGATGTCGACTCACCTGCTTTTGTGTCACATGATAGCGTCGAAGAGAATGATTCTGAGATTATGACAGTAGACTCTGATACACTTAGTTCTAATGATGGCAGCTCTGTGGACTCGGGTTGTGAGCCAGTTGGAGAGGGACCTCTCATTGAAAATAATGAAGGGGAAACAGAGTTAAGTGACAGGCTTGACTTTCAAACTAACGCTACCATCattaagaagaaaaggaagccTAATCGCAAAAGACACAGAAATGATATTGTTTTGGTGGCTAAACTGGATGAAGTTATTTCAGAGGCTGAAGAGCTCAAGACTGAATGTATTTCACCTAGTAATAATGAGAAAGTGGCTGAAAAATATGCTAAGGAAGATGGTGATGAGCACTTACCATTAGTTAAAAGAGCCAGAGTTCGTATGGGCAGACCATCACCTCCAGGGGATGAGGAAACGCAAGAAGTGGAACAAATAATGGAAGTTCCTGGAAATTTAGCTGTACAGTCTTCTGGGCACTTGAATTCTAAGTTGGATGCTCCGGCTGATAGAGAGACTCTCCCCATTAAAGAAGATCAGGGTACTTCGTCATCTTTATTGCATGCAGGTCCTGCTAGAAAGCCTAAGTATTGGGAAACTAGAAAGAGTTTTGTGGATGGTGAAGCTGCTTTACCTCCATCTAAACGCCTACATCGTGCCTTGGAGGCCATGTCTGCCAATGTGGCTGAAGATAATCAAAGAGATTCCATTTGTTCACCAACAGTGGATACTCATACAAATGGATGTTGTTCTTCTTCCTTTGCAGAATGCTCTGAGCAGTCCATGGAAAGAAAAGATGTGGTTGAATTGGGATCCAGACAGGTGGAGGATCATAAAAATGATGATTCTCACTCAAGTGCTTCCGGGTTCTGTGCCAGGTCCAACATGGAAGTGCCAGAAAATGATGGAAAAACCACTGCATGGGAGTCAGATTGTGGTAAATCTTGTGGTAGTGATAACTCAAATCCTGAATTTGGAAAAGATTCATCTGAACATGTGGAAGGTGCTGACAGCAAATGTCTAAAATTGTTGCCCCTGGACGAGTGCCCCGAGAAAGCTGATGCTGAGCATCAGCATGCAAATCCAGATTCACCTAACTGTGGTGAAAAATTATCTCGTTTGGACAGCAATGAGCCATGTTTTATTATGGCAGCTGATGGCTGCAAGATTGAACCTTCAGGGTTAAAGGAGGCTGCTAAGAGATCTGAGCCTGATGTTTCCCAGACGAACTCAGATTCCATTATGGTGGAAGAAATTGCTGGTAGTTCACTTAATACTGACAGAGATACTCTGATAGATAATGCAGATGGTGGAGGTGATGAAGATACCATGACTGACAGTCCACATGGTGGAGTTGAGGAAGATATTCTGGTAGACAGTGCAGATGGTGGAACTGATGAAGATACTCTGATAGACAGTGCACATGGTGGAGGTGATGAAACACACAAGACTAAGCACCTTTGTTTATCCGAGACTAACCAAAATGGTCCGAGGTAAAAACCTTTAtacatacttatatatatatatttatatttttgcagtAGCTTGGTCTATGGTTTTGTCTTCTCGCATGTAATCGCTTCAGTTATAAATTGGTGTACCTTTTTTGGCTTTCTGTGTGCACTTGTTTAGGCCAGAGTTTGCGGAAGCAGCTGGACCAGAATCACCAGATTCAAATGTCATGCCATCGGCTACTCCTGCGAATGTTTTGACTAGCGGTCATCATGGACTTGTGTCTCACTCTAATTCTATATCTGATGATCATCTGGACAATAGAATTGTTTCAATCACTCAGGCTTCTTCATATACGACTAATGGGCCAGACCCTGTTGCCAGGGCATCTCCTCCCAATTCTTCCATATGCATCATTTCTGCATCAGATAAGAATAGTTATGTTAGAAAGAGAAGCCCTCGCAGCCCTGATGTTGAAAAGGCTAAAGTTGCTGGCAAGTCCAGCAGCAAAGTGGAAATCTTGTCATCCTTTGAAGCTACTATTAGATCTTTGACAAGAACAAAAGACAGCATAGGTCGAGCAACACGGGTTGCTATTGACTGTGCGAAATTTGGTTTTGCGACTAAGGTAGGCTTATACCTGGTAATGCAATAATACCTGTGGTTCCTACTTTTGATGAAACCAGCATCTTGTTAGATGCTCATAAACTTCTTATTTAGCTAcacataatttcattatttgagGTTGCAATTTTGTGTCTGCTATTTGCATTTGGTCAACCAACCATATTGATGATGTAGATTGATGGTCGGTAATAAAAGCTTTGATGGTTATGTCCTCCTTTTGCTTGAGGGAAAAGTAGATAAATGACCTTTTGTGTGTTGGTGTATTTTCCTCTCATGCTCATAAATTATCCATCTATGTTTTAACTAAGCATGGTTACAAGGCATATCCTTAACTAGGAGAAACAAAATACTATTCAgatgaatgattgtaattataGTTTTCTAGTACATCCACGACCTGGCAGTTTCTCATCTATCTCCAGAACCAGTTCTACTAGCTTGTGGGATTTCTTCGGTCATCACCCTACTCTCCTGCCACTTCTTTTTAGAGAATTTTTCTAGCTGAGGATTTAGGAAGTATAGCTAGTTGAGCAGATTGCCTGAATTTGCTCTAACTCATACTAGTGGGTTCCAAGGATTTATGTTTGTATATTGTCATGAAATGCGTCTGCCGTTGAATGTTGGTGTCAAGGAATCAGCATGTCAGATC includes:
- the LOC105165353 gene encoding protein HUA2-LIKE 3-like, with the protein product MAPSRRKGANKAKAAAGRPKWKVGDLVLAKVKGFPAWPATVSEPQKWGYPADLKKVLVYFFGTQQIAFCNPADVEEFTEEKKVSLLGKRHGKGSDFVRALNEIIDCFEKQKKQDQISDDITEETNVTNENNSDESLTKSVTDEAPVITAKELSGGAANNLNSLTEAAVAAAAKDALHDEEMQLEEANSNSVFADARVYSTRSKTDAAQSRNIVGQRRISGRKLRSSSRINASRLQRLMLPTTNNTRSSRRLGDNTLQDRSVRRSKRIMKSSDDSEGPDVDSPAFVSHDSVEENDSEIMTVDSDTLSSNDGSSVDSGCEPVGEGPLIENNEGETELSDRLDFQTNATIIKKKRKPNRKRHRNDIVLVAKLDEVISEAEELKTECISPSNNEKVAEKYAKEDGDEHLPLVKRARVRMGRPSPPGDEETQEVEQIMEVPGNLAVQSSGHLNSKLDAPADRETLPIKEDQGTSSSLLHAGPARKPKYWETRKSFVDGEAALPPSKRLHRALEAMSANVAEDNQRDSICSPTVDTHTNGCCSSSFAECSEQSMERKDVVELGSRQVEDHKNDDSHSSASGFCARSNMEVPENDGKTTAWESDCGKSCGSDNSNPEFGKDSSEHVEGADSKCLKLLPLDECPEKADAEHQHANPDSPNCGEKLSRLDSNEPCFIMAADGCKIEPSGLKEAAKRSEPDVSQTNSDSIMVEEIAGSSLNTDRDTLIDNADGGGDEDTMTDSPHGGVEEDILVDSADGGTDEDTLIDSAHGGGDETHKTKHLCLSETNQNGPRPEFAEAAGPESPDSNVMPSATPANVLTSGHHGLVSHSNSISDDHLDNRIVSITQASSYTTNGPDPVARASPPNSSICIISASDKNSYVRKRSPRSPDVEKAKVAGKSSSKVEILSSFEATIRSLTRTKDSIGRATRVAIDCAKFGFATKVVEILARNLESESSPHKKVDLFFLVDSISQCSGGMKGDAGMYPSAIQALLPRLLLAAAPPGTNFYENHRQCLKVLRVWLERKILPESIIRYHIRELDALYGSHLMGGSSRSLRLERPFDDPIREMEGMLVDEYGSNSSIQLPGFCMPPMLKDEDIGSDSDEERFEAVTPEHNVEKLDGDANLVTAVEKRSHILEDIDGELEMEDVAPTCEVEISSTSNIAGTDCKQISRHQCDNHYGLPFGPQQPKDTRLMSAPLPRSPLPPPPPPPPPPPPHSLPHSAFPPAVLDSVSNGPDSKLYLSSQEPIVKQSLLPRVKPRTLNAVHHLAHDSIDSEAQLPRQTPDCSNACHFSDQPNSHLSSRAPNGFQPVDSAFSKGFHLRPPHPAPSNQFSYVREQRIQSRRDIPPPSHPNRFHMRNAENGNFYRDRDRNKFGSRDNIGEYWRPPLPSISGPCYHNSSRMAHAPMSYNGPPREPALPNNRWNFHPRSMNRQFNPYRPHSEGPIPVANRGPLSLSVLISGNLNKHLEAAGVKLVKVSLDFRRRKKEKYGEKMGASPSVPQKSIHEFTVKDSKGRDVDLSTYKGKVLLVVNVASKCGFTNSNYTQLTELYSQYKDKGLEILAFPCNQFLYQEPGSSQEAEQFACTRFKAEYPIFQKVKVNGADTAPVYKFLKSSKGGLFGSSIKWNFTKFLVDKEGVVIKRYGSTTSPLAVEGDIKKALGET